GGCTGCCAGCTGAACCCAGCCGGGCTGCAGGTCTGGTTAATACACATTTCTGTTGGACTTTGGGTGAAGGACTGTGAAACATGAAGGGCTGGGACACTCTTGTGGCTGGAGGCTAAAGGACAGTGGGGAAAACCAGGACAGAATTTGCCACAGCCAGCCAGAAGTGGGCGTGCTGGGGCAGCAATTTCACCATGCTCCCGTACGTACATGAGACGGAATACACCACTGTCACAGTCATAAGGGTGTGGGTATCTATGCAGGTTTCTATTGCTGACAGCTGAGATGCCTGATTTCATGTCTGTGAGAGACCGTTATGTGCCTGCACTCTAGGTGACATGCCCTTGTCCTTTGCCTTTAGCGTCTTCAGGATTCAATGCACCCATCCAATGGCGAGTGGAAATCACACCACAACACCTGGCTTCATCCTCTTGGGCTTCTCCAACCTCACAAACCTGCAGGGTTTGCTCTTTGTGGTCTTCCTGGTCATCTACATGGTGATCCTGCTCGGGAATGGTGTCATTGTCTTGGTCACAGTGCTGGACTCTGCCCTTCAaacccccatgtatttcttcctcaggaACTTGTCCTTTGTGGAGATCTGCTACTCCTCTGTCATCCTGCCCAAGATGGCGGCTAGTTGCCTGGCAGAGGATGGAAGTATCTCATTCATCGGCTGTGCTGCCCAGATGTATTTCTTCCTTTTACTAGCTGGCACAGAGTGTTTTCTTCTGACAGCCATGGCCTATGACCGTTACGTGGCTATATGTAACCCCCTGCATTACACACACATTATGAACAGGGAGTTTTGTGCTACAATGGTATCTGGGTCCTGGCTTGTCAGCATCCTGCTACATTTTGGGCAGACGTATTCGGTGTTTTCTTTGCCCTTCTGTGGGTCTCATGAAATTAACCATATCTTCTGTGATGTCCCCCCTGTGCTGGAGCTGTCCTGTGTGGACACCTACAGGAATAAAATGGTTATCGTCATGGCAGTCCTGCTATTCCTAATCATCCCCTTTTTCTTGATAGTTATTTCTTATATTAAAATCGCCAGGACGATTTTGAAGATGCCGTCAGCCCTGGGCCGGCAcaaggccttctccacctgctcctcacacctcattgtggtgactCTGTTCTATGGCTCTGGCATGATTGTGTATTTAGAACCAAAGTCAAAGGAGTCAGTGGACATCGACAAATTGCTCTCACTGTTCTACATCAGTGTGACTCCAATGTTCAATCCCTTCATATATAGTCTCAGGAACAAGGAAGTGAAAGCTGCCCTAAGGAAATTAGTAGGGAGAAAATGATTCCATAAAATACACACCATATTCCTCAGATAATGTTCTAGATTTCTCCTAAGACAACGCAGAACCCACAAGATACGTTTCTGGTTCCTCAAGAGATGCTCAAGATTTCTGAAGATATAATCTAGACCACTTGAAGAATCCACCAGACATACTGCTCATTAGTATTCATTCTAGATTACTCAAGACACATTCTAGACATCCTGAAGTACTGAAAAGATTCATTCAGAGACGTTCAACATGACACATTTCATATTCCTCAAGATATAGATTGATTTGCATGTAGAACTTCATCATGTATATtttgaatgaagaaaaaaatattagggGAAATCTCATAACCaaagcttctaaatttaacaaccggttcccgcgaaccggtgggaaccggctccagctcaccactgaccATAGCGTTTAAGCATTTTGCAACCATGGCTAGGGGTCGGGAACTCTCTGTGCAATGAATAGATACTGAGAGCATTAGAATAGATACACTATTGTTCACATCATTTTGAATGTTGATGTTGCTTagctaggccctgattcaggcaCTTgagaacacacacaaactttAATGGGACATGAGCAtaggtttaaagttaagcactgatTTCCTTTACAGAGAGGCCCTAAAGTGTAGAGCCCAGAGTGTTTCATTAATCAAAGCAGAACTTAAAGATCAATAAGAAAGTGCAAAAGATAAAACAATTCTATAGCCATGCTATCAAAGTTAAAATGGATTAATGTAAAATATGACATGATGCTGAAGAATAACAAGAGCTTTAGAATCACAGGATAATAAATCAAAGTCTTATCACAAGACGTTAAATTGCTTCCAATTTATTGCCCTTTTGGGTAGGTAATTTTGGTACAATGTGATCCTTGGTGGACGTCCTTAGCAACTTGCCGGGTAAACTTGATCCAAGTCAAATTTCAAAACATCAGTGACTATTCAACCAAAAGGAATTTCTAAACACAGAAATTATTTTATTACTGAAATGTCCATTTAACCCTAAGTTACCTTCCCAGGTAATAAGGAAAAGGTTGACATGAAATGTTTTGCTCTTATCAAAACAAGAAAGTTGAAACAAATTGTTCCAAAATTTCCATCTAACA
Above is a genomic segment from Gopherus flavomarginatus isolate rGopFla2 chromosome 11, rGopFla2.mat.asm, whole genome shotgun sequence containing:
- the LOC127031259 gene encoding olfactory receptor 10A7-like, encoding MASGNHTTTPGFILLGFSNLTNLQGLLFVVFLVIYMVILLGNGVIVLVTVLDSALQTPMYFFLRNLSFVEICYSSVILPKMAASCLAEDGSISFIGCAAQMYFFLLLAGTECFLLTAMAYDRYVAICNPLHYTHIMNREFCATMVSGSWLVSILLHFGQTYSVFSLPFCGSHEINHIFCDVPPVLELSCVDTYRNKMVIVMAVLLFLIIPFFLIVISYIKIARTILKMPSALGRHKAFSTCSSHLIVVTLFYGSGMIVYLEPKSKESVDIDKLLSLFYISVTPMFNPFIYSLRNKEVKAALRKLVGRK